The proteins below come from a single Rhinoraja longicauda isolate Sanriku21f chromosome 5, sRhiLon1.1, whole genome shotgun sequence genomic window:
- the slc30a2 gene encoding zinc transporter 2 isoform X3, producing MVGEVVGGYFAHSLAIMTDAAHLLTDFGSMLVSLFSLWISTRPATKAMNFGWHRSEILGAFLSVLSIWAVTAVLVYLAIQRVINKDFEIESHVMLITSGCAVGVNIIMAVILHQSNPFHSHSHSHSHHYAAGYEELENSRVDEHSSHPNHLGNTSVRAAFIHVIGDLFQSIGVFVAAIIIFFKPAYKIADPISTFFFSIFVLCTTITILRDVFRVLMEGTPKGLTFNSVKEVLLSVRGVKAVHNLQLWALTLNQPLLSVHIAIEENADAQTVLKETTEILRSKFSFHTTTIQVEKFTEDMLDCSQCQDPKD from the exons GTGGCTACTTTGCTCACAGTTTGGCCATCATGACGGATGCAGCTCACTTATTGACGGATTTTGGCAGTATGCTAGTTAGCCTTTTCTCTCTTTGGATTTCCACACGACCAGCAACAAAAGCTATGAACTTTGGTTGGCATCGGTCAG AGATTCTGGGAGCTTTTCTCTCTGTACTGTCAATCTGGGCAGTGACAGCAGTGTTGGTCTACCTTGCTATCCAGCGAGTGATCAACAAAGACTTTGAAATTGAGAGCCATGTAATGCTCATTACATCTGGGTGTGCTGTAGGAGTCAATATCAT AATGGCTGTTATACTCCATCAATCAAATCCtttccacagccacagccacagccacagccatcACTATGCAGCTGGCTACGAGGAGTTAGAAAACAGCAGAGTTGATGAACactcttctcacccaaaccatctAGGAAACACCAGTGTGAGGGCTGCCTTCATACATGTCATTGGAGATTTGTTCCAGAGTATTGGAGTGTTTGTGGCAGCCATTATCATCTTCTTTAAG CCTGCGTATAAAATTGCGGATCCTATCTCTACATTTTTCTTCTCCATTTTTGTTCTGTGCACCACTATTACTATTTTAAGAGATGTCTTCCGTGTGTTAATGGAAG GTACTCCTAAAGGCTTGACGTTTAATTCAGTGAAAGAAGTACTTCTTTCTGTGAGAGGAGTGAAAGCTGTTCACAATCTCCAACTCTGGGCTTTGACATTGAACCAGCCTCTGCTATCTGTTCATATTGCCATAG AGGAGAATGCAGATGCTCAAACTGTGCTTAAGGAAACCACTGAAATCCTTCGAAGCAAGTTCTCCTTCCACACTACAACAATTCAAGTTGAAAAGTTCACAGAGGACATGTTAGACTGCAGCCAGTGTCAAGATCCAAAAGACTGA
- the slc30a2 gene encoding zinc transporter 2 isoform X2, with product MSKATAERKAHCTKGGYFAHSLAIMTDAAHLLTDFGSMLVSLFSLWISTRPATKAMNFGWHRSEILGAFLSVLSIWAVTAVLVYLAIQRVINKDFEIESHVMLITSGCAVGVNIIMAVILHQSNPFHSHSHSHSHHYAAGYEELENSRVDEHSSHPNHLGNTSVRAAFIHVIGDLFQSIGVFVAAIIIFFKPAYKIADPISTFFFSIFVLCTTITILRDVFRVLMEGTPKGLTFNSVKEVLLSVRGVKAVHNLQLWALTLNQPLLSVHIAIEENADAQTVLKETTEILRSKFSFHTTTIQVEKFTEDMLDCSQCQDPKD from the exons ATGTCAAAGGCCACTGCAGAAAGAAAAGCCCATTGTACGAAAG GTGGCTACTTTGCTCACAGTTTGGCCATCATGACGGATGCAGCTCACTTATTGACGGATTTTGGCAGTATGCTAGTTAGCCTTTTCTCTCTTTGGATTTCCACACGACCAGCAACAAAAGCTATGAACTTTGGTTGGCATCGGTCAG AGATTCTGGGAGCTTTTCTCTCTGTACTGTCAATCTGGGCAGTGACAGCAGTGTTGGTCTACCTTGCTATCCAGCGAGTGATCAACAAAGACTTTGAAATTGAGAGCCATGTAATGCTCATTACATCTGGGTGTGCTGTAGGAGTCAATATCAT AATGGCTGTTATACTCCATCAATCAAATCCtttccacagccacagccacagccacagccatcACTATGCAGCTGGCTACGAGGAGTTAGAAAACAGCAGAGTTGATGAACactcttctcacccaaaccatctAGGAAACACCAGTGTGAGGGCTGCCTTCATACATGTCATTGGAGATTTGTTCCAGAGTATTGGAGTGTTTGTGGCAGCCATTATCATCTTCTTTAAG CCTGCGTATAAAATTGCGGATCCTATCTCTACATTTTTCTTCTCCATTTTTGTTCTGTGCACCACTATTACTATTTTAAGAGATGTCTTCCGTGTGTTAATGGAAG GTACTCCTAAAGGCTTGACGTTTAATTCAGTGAAAGAAGTACTTCTTTCTGTGAGAGGAGTGAAAGCTGTTCACAATCTCCAACTCTGGGCTTTGACATTGAACCAGCCTCTGCTATCTGTTCATATTGCCATAG AGGAGAATGCAGATGCTCAAACTGTGCTTAAGGAAACCACTGAAATCCTTCGAAGCAAGTTCTCCTTCCACACTACAACAATTCAAGTTGAAAAGTTCACAGAGGACATGTTAGACTGCAGCCAGTGTCAAGATCCAAAAGACTGA